From the genome of Planctomycetia bacterium, one region includes:
- a CDS encoding GTP-binding protein, whose translation MDLNRLRNIGISAHIDSGKTTLSERILYYAGRIHRIQEVKGEGATMDHMDLERERGITITSAATTVEWDENTINLIDTPGHVDFTVEVERSLRVLDGAILVLCAVGGVQSQSMTVDRQMKRYHIPRLAFINKMDRTGSNPKRVVQMIREKLNEEAVVMQLPIGKEDNFLGVVDLIKMKGYYFDGNNGEHVREEEIPADMVDESKEARQEMLEALSMYSDQMMELLLAEQEVPEDLIHAVTKAAVQGLDVTPVFMGSAYKNKG comes from the coding sequence ATGGATCTGAATAGACTGCGGAACATCGGCATTTCGGCTCACATCGACTCCGGCAAGACCACGCTCAGCGAGCGAATCTTGTACTATGCCGGTCGTATCCACCGGATTCAGGAGGTGAAGGGCGAAGGCGCCACGATGGACCACATGGATCTGGAGCGGGAGCGTGGTATCACGATCACCAGCGCCGCCACCACGGTGGAGTGGGACGAGAATACGATCAACCTGATTGATACGCCGGGCCACGTCGACTTCACGGTCGAAGTGGAACGCAGCCTCCGCGTGCTGGACGGCGCCATTTTGGTGCTTTGCGCCGTGGGCGGCGTGCAGTCGCAGTCGATGACCGTCGACCGGCAGATGAAGCGCTATCACATTCCGCGCCTCGCGTTCATCAACAAGATGGACCGCACCGGGTCAAACCCGAAGCGCGTCGTGCAGATGATCCGCGAAAAGCTGAATGAAGAAGCGGTCGTCATGCAATTGCCGATCGGCAAGGAAGACAACTTCCTGGGCGTGGTCGACCTGATCAAGATGAAGGGCTACTACTTCGACGGCAACAACGGCGAACATGTCCGCGAGGAAGAAATTCCCGCCGACATGGTCGACGAGTCCAAAGAAGCTCGGCAGGAAATGCTGGAAGCCCTGTCGATGTACAGCGACCAAATGATGGAGCTGTTGCTGGCCGAGCAAGAAGTACCGGAGGACTTGATTCACGCGGTGACGAAAGCGGCCGTGCAGGGCCTTGACGTCACGCCCGTCTTCATGGGTTCCGCCTATAAGAATAAGGG